One genomic window of Micromonospora sp. WMMD1128 includes the following:
- a CDS encoding carbon-nitrogen hydrolase family protein produces MRVAVCQLNTRDDRAANLAAAEALLIRAAAAGADLALLPEYVDYLGRADRMPPAEPVDGEVGRFFAETARRLGLWVIAGSFHEAGPDRAHTWNTSLVFDREGALAAAYRKIHLYDVEIPGRVSYQESATVAPGEKPVVVDVEGLRVGLSICYDLRFPELYRQLAVDGGAELLVVPAAFMMHTGRDHWEVLLRARAIENQCFVAAAGQTGDHDPGRTCFGRSMVVDPWGTVVSQVADGPGLAVAEVDLDRLRTIRAELPSLANRRL; encoded by the coding sequence ATGCGCGTCGCCGTCTGCCAGCTCAACACCCGTGACGACCGGGCGGCGAACCTCGCCGCCGCCGAGGCCCTGCTGATCCGGGCCGCGGCGGCCGGCGCCGACCTCGCCCTCCTGCCCGAGTACGTCGACTACCTCGGCCGTGCCGACCGGATGCCACCGGCCGAACCGGTCGACGGCGAGGTGGGGCGGTTCTTCGCCGAGACCGCCCGCCGGCTCGGCCTCTGGGTGATCGCGGGCTCGTTCCACGAGGCCGGCCCGGACCGGGCCCACACCTGGAACACCTCGCTGGTCTTCGACCGTGAGGGCGCGCTCGCCGCCGCGTACCGGAAGATCCATCTGTACGACGTGGAGATCCCCGGCCGGGTCTCCTACCAGGAGTCAGCCACGGTCGCGCCGGGGGAGAAGCCGGTGGTGGTCGATGTGGAGGGTCTCCGGGTCGGTCTGTCGATCTGTTACGACCTGCGGTTCCCCGAGCTCTACCGGCAGCTCGCCGTCGACGGCGGCGCCGAGCTCCTGGTCGTGCCGGCCGCGTTCATGATGCACACCGGGCGGGACCACTGGGAGGTGCTGCTCCGGGCCCGGGCGATCGAGAACCAGTGTTTCGTGGCAGCGGCCGGTCAGACCGGCGACCATGATCCGGGGCGGACCTGTTTCGGGCGGAGCATGGTGGTGGACCCGTGGGGGACGGTGGTGAGCCAGGTCGCCGACGGCCCGGGGCTGGCCGTGGCCGAGGTTGACCTCGATCGGCTCCGGACCATCCGCGCGGAGCTACCCAGCCTTGCCAACCGCCGGCTCTGA
- a CDS encoding valine--tRNA ligase — protein sequence MTERLDARRPDAPTLAGQYQPGEVEQRRYEQWVAGGHFRASADSDKPPFTIVIPPPNVTGSLHMGHAFEHTLMDALTRRKRMQGYEALWLPGMDHAGIATQNLVERQLAGEGLSRHDLGREKFVERVWQWKAESGGAILGQMRRLGDAVDWDRERFTMDEGLSRAVQTMFKKLFDDGLIYRANRIINWCPRCLTALSDIEVEHTDDEGELVSIRYGDEVVVATTRAETMLGDTAVAVHPDDERYRHLIGTEVALPLTDRRIPIVADEHVDPAFGTGMVKVTPAHDPNDFEIGQRHDLPALTIMDERGVITAPGPFQGLDRYEARPAIVAALREQGRIVAEKRPYLHAVGHCSRCKTTVEPRLSLQWFVNTGPLAKAAGDAVRDGRVKIEPAELAKRYFAWVDNMHDWCISRQLWWGHRIPVWYGPAGEIVCVGPDEAPPTGDGWRQDEDVLDTWFSSGLWPFSTLGWPEQTPDLAKFYPTSVLVTGYDILFFWVARMMMFGLYAMDGVQPFDVVALHGMVRDEHGKKMSKSFGNVVDPLDWIDRFGADATRFTLARGANPGQDVPVSEEWCQGSRNFCNKLWNATRFALLNGAHTEGPLPVAGDLSTVDRWILSRLAHVTAEVDEQFEAYEFAKVCDLLYHFAWDDVCDWYVELSKPVLAEGGPAADATRRVLGHVLDQLLRLLHPVIPFVTDELWTALTGAETLLRTDWPVADRTGIDDAAEVEVATLQRVVTEVRRFRSDQGLRPTQRVAARLDGLAGAGIAAHEPLVRSLARLDAPGDDFQAAATLAMPGEVSVALDTRGAIDVAAERARLTKDRAAAEKEATQARAKLDNPAFVGKAPEPVVAKIRERLAVAETDLVRIDAALQALPS from the coding sequence GTGACCGAGAGACTGGACGCCCGACGCCCCGACGCCCCGACCCTTGCCGGCCAGTACCAGCCCGGCGAGGTAGAGCAGCGACGGTACGAGCAGTGGGTAGCCGGCGGGCACTTCCGGGCGTCGGCGGACAGTGACAAGCCGCCGTTCACCATCGTCATCCCGCCGCCCAACGTCACCGGCTCGCTGCACATGGGCCACGCGTTCGAGCACACGCTGATGGACGCGCTCACCAGGCGCAAGCGGATGCAGGGTTACGAGGCCCTCTGGCTGCCCGGCATGGACCACGCCGGCATCGCCACCCAGAACCTGGTCGAGCGGCAGCTCGCCGGCGAGGGGTTGTCCCGGCACGACCTCGGCCGGGAAAAGTTCGTCGAGCGGGTGTGGCAGTGGAAGGCCGAGTCCGGCGGCGCGATCCTCGGCCAGATGCGCCGGCTCGGCGACGCGGTCGACTGGGACCGCGAACGCTTCACCATGGACGAGGGCCTCTCCCGGGCCGTGCAGACCATGTTCAAGAAGCTCTTCGACGACGGCTTGATCTACCGCGCCAACCGGATCATCAACTGGTGTCCGCGCTGCCTCACCGCGCTCTCCGACATCGAGGTGGAGCACACCGACGACGAGGGCGAGCTGGTCTCGATCCGCTACGGCGACGAGGTCGTCGTGGCCACCACCCGGGCCGAGACCATGCTCGGTGACACCGCGGTCGCGGTGCACCCGGACGACGAGCGCTACCGGCACCTGATCGGCACCGAGGTGGCGCTGCCGCTCACCGACCGGCGGATCCCGATCGTCGCGGACGAGCACGTCGACCCGGCCTTCGGCACCGGCATGGTCAAGGTGACGCCGGCGCACGACCCGAACGACTTCGAGATCGGCCAGCGGCACGACCTGCCCGCCCTGACGATCATGGACGAGCGCGGCGTCATCACCGCGCCCGGTCCGTTCCAGGGCCTGGACCGGTACGAGGCCCGCCCGGCGATCGTGGCGGCGCTGCGTGAGCAGGGCCGGATCGTGGCCGAGAAGCGGCCGTACCTGCACGCGGTGGGGCACTGCTCGCGGTGCAAGACGACCGTCGAGCCGCGGCTGTCCCTCCAGTGGTTCGTCAACACCGGCCCGCTGGCGAAGGCGGCCGGCGACGCGGTGCGCGACGGCCGGGTGAAGATCGAGCCGGCGGAGCTGGCCAAGCGCTACTTCGCCTGGGTCGACAACATGCACGACTGGTGCATCTCCCGCCAGTTGTGGTGGGGGCACCGCATCCCGGTCTGGTACGGCCCGGCCGGCGAGATCGTCTGCGTCGGCCCGGACGAGGCGCCGCCGACCGGCGACGGCTGGCGGCAGGACGAGGACGTGCTCGACACCTGGTTCTCCAGCGGCCTGTGGCCGTTCTCCACCCTCGGCTGGCCGGAGCAGACCCCCGACCTGGCGAAGTTCTATCCGACGAGCGTCCTGGTCACCGGCTACGACATCCTGTTCTTCTGGGTCGCCCGGATGATGATGTTCGGCCTGTACGCGATGGACGGCGTCCAGCCGTTCGACGTGGTGGCGCTGCACGGCATGGTGCGCGACGAGCACGGCAAGAAGATGTCGAAGTCGTTCGGCAACGTGGTCGACCCGCTCGACTGGATCGACCGGTTCGGCGCCGACGCCACCCGGTTCACGCTGGCCCGGGGCGCCAACCCGGGCCAGGACGTGCCGGTGAGCGAGGAGTGGTGCCAGGGCTCCCGCAACTTCTGCAACAAGCTCTGGAACGCCACCCGGTTCGCGCTGCTCAACGGCGCGCACACCGAGGGTCCGCTGCCCGTGGCCGGCGACCTGTCGACGGTCGACAGGTGGATCCTGTCCCGGCTGGCGCACGTCACCGCGGAGGTGGACGAGCAGTTCGAGGCGTACGAGTTCGCGAAGGTCTGTGATCTGCTCTACCACTTCGCCTGGGACGACGTCTGCGACTGGTACGTGGAGTTGAGCAAGCCGGTGCTCGCCGAGGGCGGGCCGGCGGCGGACGCCACCCGGCGGGTGCTGGGCCACGTGCTGGACCAGCTCCTGCGGCTGCTGCATCCGGTGATCCCGTTCGTCACCGACGAGCTGTGGACCGCGCTGACCGGCGCGGAGACGCTGCTGCGGACGGACTGGCCGGTGGCCGACCGTACCGGCATCGACGACGCCGCGGAGGTGGAGGTCGCCACGTTGCAGCGGGTGGTGACCGAGGTCCGGCGGTTCCGTTCGGACCAGGGGCTGCGGCCGACGCAGCGGGTCGCCGCCCGGCTCGACGGCCTGGCCGGCGCGGGCATCGCGGCGCACGAGCCGCTGGTCCGGTCGCTGGCCCGGCTCGACGCGCCCGGCGACGACTTCCAGGCCGCCGCCACGCTCGCCATGCCCGGCGAGGTCAGTGTCGCGCTCGACACCCGCGGCGCGATCGACGTGGCCGCCGAGCGGGCCCGGCTCACCAAGGACCGGGCGGCGGCGGAGAAGGAGGCCACCCAGGCGCGGGCGAAGCTGGACAATCCGGCGTTCGTCGGCAAGGCGCCGGAGCCGGTGGTCGCGAAGATC